In Kryptolebias marmoratus isolate JLee-2015 linkage group LG11, ASM164957v2, whole genome shotgun sequence, the following proteins share a genomic window:
- the kras gene encoding GTPase KRas isoform X2 produces the protein MTEYKLVVVGAGGVGKSALTIQLIQNHFVDEYDPTIEDSYRKQVVIDGETCLLDILDTAGQEEYSAMRDQYMRTGEGFLCVFAINNTKSFEDIHHYREQIKRVKDSEDVPMVLVGNKCDLPTRTVDTKQAQDLARSYGIPFIETSAKTRQGVDDAFYTLVREIRKHKEKMSKEGKKKKKKSKTKCILM, from the exons ATGACAGAATATAAGCTGGTTGTGGTGGGAGCTGGTGGCGTCGGCAAGAGCGCCCTTACTATCCAGCTCATCCAGAATCACTTCGTGGATGAATATGACCCGACGATTGAG GACTCCTACAGAAAGCAGGTAGTTATCGACGGGGAGACGTGTCTGCTGGACATCCTCGACACAGCAGGTCAGGAGGAGTACAGCGCCATGAGGGATCAGTACATGAGGACAGGGGAGGGGTTCCTCTGTGTCTTTGCCATCAACAACACCAAGTCCTTTGAAGACATTCACCACTATAG AGAACAAATAAAACGGGTGAAGGACTCTGAGGATGTCCCCATGGTGTTGGTGGGGAACAAGTGTGACCTGCCGACCCGAACGGTGGACACAAAGCAGGCTCAGGACTTAGCACGTAGCTACGGCATTCCCTTTATCGAGACCTCAGCCAAAACAAGACAG ggCGTCGATGATGCCTTCTACACGTTAGTTCGAGAAATCCGGAAGCACAAGGAGAAGATGagcaaggagggcaaaaagaagaaaaagaagtccAAGACAAAGTGTATACTCATGTGA
- the kras gene encoding GTPase KRas isoform X1: MTEYKLVVVGAGGVGKSALTIQLIQNHFVDEYDPTIEDSYRKQVVIDGETCLLDILDTAGQEEYSAMRDQYMRTGEGFLCVFAINNTKSFEDIHHYREQIKRVKDSEDVPMVLVGNKCDLPTRTVDTKQAQDLARSYGIPFIETSAKTRQRVEDAFYTLVREIRQYRLSKISKEEKTPGCVQLKKCVVM, encoded by the exons ATGACAGAATATAAGCTGGTTGTGGTGGGAGCTGGTGGCGTCGGCAAGAGCGCCCTTACTATCCAGCTCATCCAGAATCACTTCGTGGATGAATATGACCCGACGATTGAG GACTCCTACAGAAAGCAGGTAGTTATCGACGGGGAGACGTGTCTGCTGGACATCCTCGACACAGCAGGTCAGGAGGAGTACAGCGCCATGAGGGATCAGTACATGAGGACAGGGGAGGGGTTCCTCTGTGTCTTTGCCATCAACAACACCAAGTCCTTTGAAGACATTCACCACTATAG AGAACAAATAAAACGGGTGAAGGACTCTGAGGATGTCCCCATGGTGTTGGTGGGGAACAAGTGTGACCTGCCGACCCGAACGGTGGACACAAAGCAGGCTCAGGACTTAGCACGTAGCTACGGCATTCCCTTTATCGAGACCTCAGCCAAAACAAGACAG AGAGTGGAAGATGCCTTTTACACTCTGGTACGGGAGATCAGGCAGTACCGGCTCAGTAAGATCTCCAAGGAAGAAAAGACTCCCGGCTGTGTCCAGCTTAAAAAGTGTGTTGTGATGTGA